In a genomic window of Anaerolineae bacterium:
- a CDS encoding ATP-binding cassette domain-containing protein produces MEECLLRMVNISKTFGEVKALHQVNFEVGYNEIVGLLGDNGAGKSTLIKIITGYHQPDPGGEIYWKGQRVEHLSVARARQLGIETVYQERALADQQTLWRNIFMGRELTSHFGVLDIRRMQEETRKLMNQMMGFTSSAITPESKVKTMSGGERQGVAITRALYFQAELIILDEPTMGLSLSETKKALEFISDIKKAGKSCIFIDHNIFHVYPVVDRIVVLDRGRVAGQFLKGELTLDELIAKLYRVAQTGSLDEVKNAAA; encoded by the coding sequence ATGGAGGAGTGTCTGCTCCGGATGGTGAATATCTCGAAGACCTTCGGAGAGGTCAAGGCGCTGCATCAAGTCAACTTCGAGGTCGGATATAACGAAATCGTAGGGTTGCTCGGTGATAACGGCGCGGGCAAGTCCACCCTGATCAAGATCATCACCGGCTACCATCAGCCGGATCCCGGAGGTGAGATCTATTGGAAGGGACAGCGGGTCGAGCATCTATCAGTAGCGCGAGCTCGCCAACTGGGCATTGAGACGGTCTATCAGGAGCGAGCTCTGGCCGATCAGCAGACCTTGTGGCGGAACATCTTCATGGGGCGGGAGCTGACGAGCCATTTCGGCGTGCTGGATATCCGCCGGATGCAGGAGGAGACCCGCAAGCTCATGAACCAGATGATGGGCTTCACCTCATCGGCGATCACGCCCGAATCTAAGGTCAAAACCATGTCCGGCGGTGAGCGCCAAGGGGTCGCAATCACGCGTGCCTTGTACTTCCAGGCTGAGCTTATCATCCTGGACGAGCCGACAATGGGGCTCTCGCTCTCGGAGACGAAAAAGGCGTTGGAATTTATCAGCGACATTAAAAAAGCCGGCAAGTCGTGCATTTTCATTGACCACAATATTTTCCACGTTTATCCAGTAGTGGACCGGATCGTCGTACTGGACAGGGGGCGTGTGGCCGGCCAATTCCTTAAAGGGGAGCTGACCTTGGATGAGCTCATCGCGAAGCTGTATCGTGTGGCTCAGACCGGTAGCCTAGATGAGGTAAAGAATGCTGCAGCGTAG
- a CDS encoding substrate-binding domain-containing protein, producing MFQRIPSYRLMLTVFSVMVMALVPACAMITPVPAAAPAQPAAAEATPTPAEGAKWCSGVRIVFFPGGPAGGVFAVNVYNGARQAEMDLGPKVDYVWSDWDPQKMIQQFREAVATMPDGIAIMGHPGDEAFGPLIDDAIAKGIIVTSQNTDLPQAEAKYKDKGFGYVGQELYPTGYALGKEAVKRFGLKAGDRAMVWGLLSQPTRGLRTKGVIDALEEEGLVVDYIEIDAATNKDPAAGTPTFTGYVSAHPDVKLVVTDHGGLTATLETYLKAAGKGPDDIYAAGFDLSPATVAAIRGGWTDLVIDQQPWLQGYLPILQICLTKIYGFSGLHIDTGGGFASKENIDFLAPLAEKNIR from the coding sequence ATGTTCCAAAGGATTCCCAGCTATCGGCTCATGCTCACAGTGTTTTCCGTGATGGTGATGGCCTTGGTGCCTGCGTGCGCCATGATCACGCCGGTGCCGGCCGCTGCCCCGGCTCAGCCAGCCGCAGCTGAAGCGACCCCAACCCCTGCCGAGGGCGCTAAGTGGTGTTCTGGCGTCCGGATCGTTTTCTTCCCTGGGGGGCCAGCGGGCGGTGTCTTCGCGGTCAACGTCTATAACGGGGCTAGGCAGGCTGAGATGGACTTAGGACCTAAGGTAGATTACGTCTGGTCGGATTGGGATCCCCAAAAGATGATCCAGCAATTCCGCGAAGCTGTGGCGACCATGCCAGATGGGATTGCCATCATGGGGCATCCTGGCGATGAAGCCTTTGGGCCGCTGATTGATGATGCCATCGCTAAGGGGATCATCGTGACCAGTCAGAACACAGATCTCCCCCAGGCGGAAGCCAAGTATAAGGACAAGGGTTTTGGCTATGTTGGACAGGAGTTGTATCCAACTGGGTATGCCTTAGGCAAAGAGGCGGTTAAGCGATTCGGCCTAAAGGCGGGTGATCGCGCCATGGTTTGGGGCTTGCTTTCGCAGCCAACCCGGGGCTTGCGGACCAAGGGCGTGATTGATGCGCTAGAAGAAGAAGGCTTAGTGGTGGACTATATTGAAATCGACGCGGCTACTAACAAGGATCCCGCCGCCGGCACCCCGACATTCACCGGCTATGTCTCTGCCCATCCCGATGTCAAGCTGGTTGTGACCGACCACGGTGGGTTGACCGCCACCCTGGAGACATATCTGAAGGCCGCTGGCAAAGGGCCTGATGACATCTACGCGGCTGGATTTGATCTCTCACCAGCCACTGTAGCCGCTATTCGGGGTGGTTGGACCGACTTGGTGATTGATCAGCAGCCGTGGCTGCAAGGGTATCTGCCTATCCTGCAGATCTGCCTCACCAAGATCTACGGGTTCTCCGGTCTGCACATTGATACGGGCGGTGGCTTTGCCAGCAAAGAGAACATTGACTTCCTGGCGCCATTGGCGGAGAAGAACATCCGGTAA